The genomic region ACCATTCGTACAGCCATTATTACCCCACCAATAACAAGTACTCCATTTCTTTTTATCGAGTTGCGTACCATTAAAATCATCGCTGAACACTAGCGCCCAACCATCGCCAACAGGGTCGGCTAAGACAGTAGAAGGACTGCACAGTATAGCTATGAGGCTCAATCCTTGCAGAATTTTTTTAGTATATTTAAGAAGATGAGAATATCGCTTCACAATATTTTTCCTATGAATAATTAGGGCAATGGTGGAATCTCAAGTGAATTCCAGATAGGTAATTTATTTGCTGAAAAAAATTGCACGAGCCAACCTATACTTCAAGCGAAATAGCTGAAGTTAGATAGTTGAAAGCTGGCATGTCAAATTTACGAAGATACTTGCGTAGCTACGGCTATTCGCTCAACACATAAATTAAAACAATAAATGTACAGATAGCTATTAATAAAAGGCTGTTTATTGCCACACAATCTATCAATTGATAGATCGATTTGAATACTTTCTGTTAGTTTGTGCTAGATGTTTTAATTGCCCAAACGCTTTAGCGTCAGCAATCTATATATAAATTTAACAATTTCTTTATTGTGGCTCAATCGAGATTTCACGGAAAATTGTTAAAAAGAGTTTTCACTGAGAAGTGATATGGAATTTTATCGCTTCTTTAAAAGTTTTAATGAAGTAGTGTTTCGCACTAAAAAATTTACGTAATTTTTAAAAGAAACTAGCTAGCAACAAAGATTGATTTACATACTTGTAGTAACAAAAACAAATAAATTACTAAAAATAAACATTTAATAGTAACAAGAGATTTGCGCTCGCACCTGAAAATACGCACGACGTTCTTATATGTAGTAATATTACTGATAAAGACGAACTCATAGTTAGCGAGTAGCTAACGGTTAGTCGCTCAACTGACAACTGACAAATTTGTCCAGACGTTACATGTAACGTCTGTACCCTGACAACCGAACAACCAACCCTAGCCCCTCTCGCTCAATCTTCATTCCTTAACTGCCATGCTGCGCCAAACGCTGCACCTGCACCCGCAATTAAACCCGTACTCATGCCTTGTAAAGTTTTCATGACAGAATTTTGAGTCAAACAGTCGCTGGTGACATTGTTAGCTTGCAAACACTGTTTACTTTCCGCCCAGCTTGACGTACCCCCCAAAATCACTCCGGCTGCGCTACAGGACACAATCAGAAGTGTAAGACGCTTTGTTTTTCTATCCATAGATAGATGCTAATTTTTTCTAGTGGATGATTTTTCTCCACTATCTTACTTGCTTGGTGGCTAGATGTAACAGCGAATTTACAGAAAACCGACAAGGGGAGGGAAAGCACAGAAAAGATTCATCCTACATTTAGCGATCGCCTTGAGATTAATTGACAACTAGATCTTTTCTAAATAAGGTAATATTGAATTATTTAATGTAAAACAATTAATGGGTACAAAACACCTCGGCACACAACAGGAGGTTCTCGCCTTAGATACGCTAGTCAAGTTAGTTCGAGCGGCAGAATCGGTATCGAATCGGATTCATCGTCATTTGCTCGATGTAGATTTGACCGTAAGTCAGTTTGGGGTGCTAGAAGCACTTTATCACCTGGGACCTCTCCATCAGCGAGATTTAGCCGAGAAACTGCTCAAAAGCGGTGGTAACATGACTTTAGTGATCGATAATTTAGAAAAGCGGCAGCTGGTAAGACGGGAACGAGAAGTCGGCGATCGCCGTTGCATCAAGGTACATTTAACAGAAAAAGGCAAGCATCTAATCGGTGATATCTTTCCGACGCACGTTGCGGCTGTCGTTGAAGAAATGAGCGTTCTCACCCCAACAGAGCAAACAGAGTTGGGACGCATGTGCAAACGGCTAGGATTAGGAGCGAGAGATATCCCTGTGAGTAGGAGTATCCCCAGTCCCTAGTTCCTTGTTTTGAGATTGTTGAATAGCAAACAGTCTTTCTGGGGAGAGCAGTTAGAATAGAAATAGATAGAGCATAAGTTTGCCCTAATCGACGTATAAAGTTCTTTGAACTCTCCCAAAGCTAGGTTTTGAACATTTTTTATGGAATCAAGTAGTAGTAATTCTGTCAGCCCTGGTGAGAAATCACCCCCGAGGTTGGCAGAAATTGTAGGAACGGCGATCGCGGTATTGACGCTCATCGTACCTCTACTGGCGATCGCTCACTACTCGTCAAATGACGTGAAGCTAGAGCAGCCCCTTTCCTATTCGCTACAAAGGACAAATGACTAAAGTTGCCAATGCATAGTGCTTGAGTCCCGTTCGATTCAGATTTTACCTGGGGGGAACCATGTTTTAAACTGGATAGCTAGCAGCAGAAGATTTACTGCTAGCTGTCACTCTAAGCCGTCCATATTAGCCTAAAATGCTACAGGTGAAGCGATCGCGCATCGATCGCTATTAGCTGTCATCTTGGAGAATTATTGTGGACTTATCCCGCATTCCGGCTCAACCAAAGCCAGGTTTAATTAACGTTTTGATTGAAATTGCTGCTGGCAGCAAAAATAAGTACGAATACGACAAGGATCTGCAAGCTTTTGCTTTAGACAGAGTGTTATATTCCTCAGTGCAGTATCCTTACGATTACGGTTTTGTGCCTAATACCTTAGCTGATGATGGCGATCCACTGGATGGAATGGTATTAATGGACGAACCAACTTTTCCAGGCTGCATCATCGCCGCCAGACCAATCGGGATGCTAGAAATGATCGATGGTGGCGATCGCGATGAAAAAATTCTCTGCGTCCCCGATAAAGACCCGCGTTACGCAAACATCAAATCTCTCAACGATATTGCGCCTCACCGTTTAGACGAAATTGCCGAATTCTTCCGCAGCTATAAAAATTTAGAAAAGAAGGTCACGGAAATTCGCGGTTGGCAAGATGTCGATCGCGTCATGCCCTTAGTAGAACAGTGTATTAAGGCTGGTAGCGAAAAAGGTCGCGAGTCAGACTCGGAAACCGTTTAAATTCCTAAATGTAGAGACGTTACATGTAACGTCTCTACACGTAACCCAATTTTCACCCATGCAACGCACATTTCTCCTCGCCAAAATCCACAATTGCACCTTAACAGGGGCAAATCTTAACTACGTGGGTAGCATCAGTATCGATCGCGCTTTGTTAGATGCTGCTGGGATATTACCCTACGAACAAGTGCAAGTCGTCAACGTCAATAATGGTGAAAGATTAATTACTTATGCGATTGCTGCTCCTCCAAATTCTGGGAAAATTGAGTTAAACGGTGCAGCAGCGAGATTGGGGGTGAGTGGCGATCGGGTTATTATTATGACCTATGCTCAATTAACTTCGGCAGAACTAGAAAATTTTTGTCCTAAGGTTGTTTTAGTAGATAATAAAAATCAACTGTTAGAAGTACGCTATTACGACGATCTATTATTAGCTCAAGTCTAGTTTTAGCAGAATTATTTGACTCTCGCGATCGCGCTAAGTTGCGAAGAAGTTGTTTTGCTGCTTCGCAACTCAGTATAAAATTTCTAGATGTATACCTATTTAAAACTGCATTGATATTTTGTGATTTATGTATAAGATGACTTTCTTTCTGATAACGCTTTAGGTAGACTCATAAAGTCAGAAGATTTACACCAATTAGAGCGATCGCGGTTCTGGTGCGGTGAGGCGATCGAACAGGGAAATAGCAAGGGCATGAAGTTATGAAGAAACTACTTAAAGGGCTGCGGGAGTTCAAGACCAATTACTTTTCAACTCACACGGAACTGTTTGAACAGCTTGCCCACGGACAAAAACCGAGGGTTTTATTTATCAGTTGTTCCGATTCGCGCGTCGATCCTAACTTGATTACTCAAACAGACATTGGAGAATTATTTGTCATCCGCAACGCTGGAAATATTATCCCACCCTATGGGGCAGCCAATGGTGGCGAAGGCGCAGCGGTAGAATATGCAATTCATGCCTTGGGAATTGAGCAAATTGTGGTCTGCGGACACTCCCACTGCGGAGCGATGAAAGGGTTGCTGCATCTAGACACGCTGAAAGAAGAAATGCCCTTAGTTCACGATTGGTTGAAACATGCTGAAGCCACTAGGCGACTGGTAAAGGAAAACTATAAGTCCTATAACACAGAAGAATTATTAGAAATTGCGATCGCGGAAAATGTCTTAACGCAGATTGAAAATCTCAGAACCTATCCTGTAGTTCACTCCAAACTGTATCAAGGTAAGCTGAAAATTTACGGTTGGATCTATCACATTGAGACTGGGGAAGTTTTGGCATATGACCCAGACAGCCACTCCTACGTCCATCCTCAATCCCAACTTGGCGAATACGATCCTCTAGATGGACCAGTCGCAGGCGAGTTTACAGTTAGTCATGCTCCTCCTCCTCCCATCGCCTGCGATTTCCCCCATCGCCAGCACTATGAAGTTGTTAATAGTGCAGATAATGGAGGTTTACAAGGATCTTCATCTATATCATGGCTGCCACCGGAGCAAGCAGAGCGGATTTATCGGGGATCTAATGGTAGGAAATGATCTATGGTGGGCATTGCCCACCTACTACTAACAAATGACAAATGACAAATGACATTTTTATAGTTGGCTGTAGGAGCGATCGCGAACTTGAATTGACTCAATTGCTTGAATTATTCGCGTCAGTTGTTGCGCTACTTTTCCATTAGCAAACATCGCTTCTGCTTGAGTGATTCCCGCGCTAATATCGGCACAAATACCAGCACGCCATAAATAAAATCCGCCATTCCAAATTGCAGATTGCATCAATTCTGAGGGCTTTCCTTGCAATACCGAGCGCATATCTGCTATTAAATGTTCGGTCGTGTCGCAGGGGACGTTGTGACTGCTAAAACCATAATCGCGGGGTGAAAGGTGCAGGCGCTCGATCGCAATTAACCCCGATTCATCGGTTGTATTGGGTGTAGATAAACCAATAATATTCGTCCGTTCTCGGGGTAGATCGCAACTCCCCTCTAATCCTTTGACTGTCGTAAAGTTGTTTGTACCGCGTAAAGACAAAGCAACTTGAAACATATGTTCCGTGGGAGGATGGACGTATCCCGTCACAATTTGCGCTGCTCCTGCATAAGGACACCACATTAATTCCATCGTGGCAAAAGGCGGACGCTTGCCAATTTGATCGCGGTATTCAAATATATTCTGAGCTAGAGGGAAATGTTGGGGTAAATAGACAAATCCCA from Chroococcidiopsis sp. SAG 2025 harbors:
- a CDS encoding inorganic diphosphatase; the protein is MDLSRIPAQPKPGLINVLIEIAAGSKNKYEYDKDLQAFALDRVLYSSVQYPYDYGFVPNTLADDGDPLDGMVLMDEPTFPGCIIAARPIGMLEMIDGGDRDEKILCVPDKDPRYANIKSLNDIAPHRLDEIAEFFRSYKNLEKKVTEIRGWQDVDRVMPLVEQCIKAGSEKGRESDSETV
- a CDS encoding anthranilate phosphoribosyltransferase family protein, which codes for MSNAFRDLLRKVGSGNHTGEDLTRTEAAAATRMMLLGEATPAQIGAFLIAHRIKRPTGAELAGMLDVYDELGPKLQPIESPRPVMVLGNPYDGRDRTAPISPLTTLLLTAAGQPTIMHGSDRMPTKYGVPLVEIWQGLGVDWTQLALDRTQQVFATTGLGFVYLPQHFPLAQNIFEYRDQIGKRPPFATMELMWCPYAGAAQIVTGYVHPPTEHMFQVALSLRGTNNFTTVKGLEGSCDLPRERTNIIGLSTPNTTDESGLIAIERLHLSPRDYGFSSHNVPCDTTEHLIADMRSVLQGKPSELMQSAIWNGGFYLWRAGICADISAGITQAEAMFANGKVAQQLTRIIQAIESIQVRDRSYSQL
- a CDS encoding MarR family transcriptional regulator gives rise to the protein MGTKHLGTQQEVLALDTLVKLVRAAESVSNRIHRHLLDVDLTVSQFGVLEALYHLGPLHQRDLAEKLLKSGGNMTLVIDNLEKRQLVRREREVGDRRCIKVHLTEKGKHLIGDIFPTHVAAVVEEMSVLTPTEQTELGRMCKRLGLGARDIPVSRSIPSP
- the panD gene encoding aspartate 1-decarboxylase — encoded protein: MQRTFLLAKIHNCTLTGANLNYVGSISIDRALLDAAGILPYEQVQVVNVNNGERLITYAIAAPPNSGKIELNGAAARLGVSGDRVIIMTYAQLTSAELENFCPKVVLVDNKNQLLEVRYYDDLLLAQV
- a CDS encoding carbonic anhydrase; translation: MKKLLKGLREFKTNYFSTHTELFEQLAHGQKPRVLFISCSDSRVDPNLITQTDIGELFVIRNAGNIIPPYGAANGGEGAAVEYAIHALGIEQIVVCGHSHCGAMKGLLHLDTLKEEMPLVHDWLKHAEATRRLVKENYKSYNTEELLEIAIAENVLTQIENLRTYPVVHSKLYQGKLKIYGWIYHIETGEVLAYDPDSHSYVHPQSQLGEYDPLDGPVAGEFTVSHAPPPPIACDFPHRQHYEVVNSADNGGLQGSSSISWLPPEQAERIYRGSNGRK